One window from the genome of Streptomyces cadmiisoli encodes:
- a CDS encoding C40 family peptidase, which yields MTALNRVPSLMARAGTASALTLAAVGGSVVAPGFATEAAAASPSFKALQIAASKQGSPYKWGATGPRRFDCSGLTLYSFKKAGKKLPRTAAQQYNKTRHISAKNRRAGDLVFFHSGSSVYHVGIYAGKGKIWHAPKTGDVVRLQKIWTRSVWYGRVS from the coding sequence ATGACAGCGCTCAATCGTGTCCCGTCGCTCATGGCCCGGGCCGGCACGGCCTCGGCCCTCACCCTTGCCGCGGTGGGTGGATCCGTCGTGGCTCCCGGCTTCGCGACCGAGGCCGCGGCCGCCTCGCCGTCGTTCAAGGCGCTGCAGATCGCGGCGTCGAAGCAGGGCTCCCCGTACAAGTGGGGCGCCACCGGTCCGCGCAGGTTCGACTGCTCCGGACTCACGCTGTACTCGTTCAAGAAGGCCGGCAAGAAGCTGCCCCGTACGGCGGCGCAGCAGTACAACAAGACCCGCCACATCTCGGCGAAGAACCGCAGGGCCGGAGACCTGGTGTTCTTCCACTCGGGGTCGAGCGTCTACCACGTCGGAATCTACGCCGGGAAGGGGAAGATCTGGCACGCCCCGAAGACAGGGGACGTCGTCAGGCTGCAGAAGATCTGGACGAGGAGTGTCTGGTACGGCCGGGTCTCCTGA